A window of the Chrysiogenia bacterium genome harbors these coding sequences:
- a CDS encoding NnrS family protein, whose product MKSIFASAHPLWNVPYRPFFGFGYVWGVVLVSIWFQQLLVMGGVLGAPLVPRLLAADQHAHLMIWGLWGSFVCGFSLTAHVLQSGMSPPSRKWLRGVFALFALSQVLLVLAWTFALDALALPAKLGVLGAYAFVIGYSLKASLYRFRNSGFDARSAIFSLAMLVGGATLALYDFGPARLAWAAVHTALWGWLVMLVAVFGSLMTPILTKAASPECGASTAPSFLPVFLLLAWVLPGLRENFGAGAFAAGNAVWLLWCAAEWRRWKPEVGMRVTMLLPMHLGWIWLLASLLLAALRPFEDALHLTAINPTHLITLGCLGSFVFAVSSRIAQAHAGRKATLDRMGLVALGLLQLGALVRVFGALIAPDNPYLAYALAAALVLAAMLVWLAHYGRLLGARPSGPPVIMRPVRR is encoded by the coding sequence GTGAAATCAATCTTCGCTTCGGCACATCCACTCTGGAACGTCCCCTACCGTCCGTTCTTTGGTTTCGGATACGTTTGGGGAGTCGTGCTCGTGAGCATCTGGTTCCAGCAGCTTCTCGTCATGGGGGGCGTGCTCGGCGCGCCGCTGGTGCCGCGTCTGCTGGCCGCCGACCAGCACGCACACCTCATGATCTGGGGCCTGTGGGGAAGCTTCGTGTGCGGCTTCTCGCTCACCGCGCACGTGCTTCAGAGCGGCATGTCGCCGCCATCGCGAAAGTGGCTCCGGGGCGTGTTCGCCCTGTTCGCGCTCTCGCAGGTCTTGCTCGTTCTTGCCTGGACCTTCGCCCTGGACGCGCTGGCACTTCCTGCCAAGCTCGGCGTCCTTGGCGCCTATGCCTTCGTGATCGGCTACTCGCTCAAAGCAAGCCTCTACCGGTTTCGCAACTCGGGCTTCGACGCGCGCTCGGCGATTTTCTCGCTCGCCATGTTGGTAGGCGGGGCAACGCTTGCCCTCTACGACTTCGGTCCCGCGCGCCTTGCATGGGCGGCGGTGCACACGGCGCTCTGGGGATGGCTGGTCATGTTGGTCGCAGTGTTCGGATCGCTCATGACGCCGATCCTGACCAAGGCGGCCAGCCCCGAGTGCGGCGCGAGCACCGCGCCGAGCTTCCTGCCGGTCTTTCTGCTGCTGGCCTGGGTGCTCCCCGGCCTCCGGGAGAATTTCGGGGCAGGGGCCTTTGCCGCGGGCAATGCGGTGTGGCTTCTCTGGTGCGCCGCGGAATGGCGGCGCTGGAAACCCGAAGTTGGCATGCGGGTTACGATGCTGCTGCCCATGCACCTTGGCTGGATCTGGCTGCTGGCCTCGCTGCTGCTGGCCGCGCTTCGCCCCTTCGAGGACGCGCTTCACCTGACCGCCATCAATCCCACTCACCTCATCACGCTCGGCTGTCTTGGAAGCTTCGTCTTCGCCGTCTCCAGCCGCATCGCCCAGGCACATGCCGGCAGGAAGGCGACGCTCGACCGAATGGGGTTGGTTGCGCTGGGTCTGCTGCAACTCGGCGCGCTGGTTCGCGTCTTCGGTGCCCTGATCGCCCCGGACAATCCTTACCTGGCCTACGCGCTCGCAGCGGCGCTGGTGCTGGCAGCGATGCTTGTCTGGCTTGCCCACTACGGGCGTCTGCTGGGCGCGCGCCCCTCGGGGCCGCCGGTCATCATGCGACCGGTGCGCCGCTAG